gctaaaattgtattgataggaaactcagatacatgtgtggatacatagacaacaccatgtccctagtaagcctctagttgactagctcgttgatcaatagatggttacggtttcctgaccatggacattggatgtcgttgataacgggatcacatcattaggagaatgatgtgatggacaagacccaatcctaagcctagcacaagatcgtgtagttcgtttgctcagagcttttctaatgtcaagtatcatttccttagaccatgagattgtgcaactcccggataccgtaggaatgctttgggtgtaccaaacgtcacaacgtaactgggtggctataaaggtgcactacaggtatctccgaaagtgtctgttgggttggcacgaatcgagactgggatttgtcactccgtgtaaacggagaggtatctctgggcccactcggtaggaaatcatcataatgtgcacaatgtgaccaaggagttgatcacgggatgatgtgagttacggaacgagtaaagagacttgccggtaacgagattgaacaaggtatcgggataccgacgatcgaatctcgggcaagtaacatatcgatagacaaagggaattgaatacgggattgattgaatccccgacatcgtggttcatccgatgagatcatcgtggaacatgtgggaaccaacatgggtatccagatcccgctgttggttattggccggagaacgtctcggtcatgtctgcgtgtctcccgaacccgtagggtctacacacttaaggttcggtgacgctagggttatagagatattagtatgcggtaacccgaaagttgttcggagtcccgaatgagatcccggatgtcacgaggagttccagaatggtccggaggtaaagatttatatatgggaagtcttattttggtcgccggaaaagtttcgcactttatcggtattgtaccgggagtgccgaaaggggtccgggggtccaccagccccgggggggcacatgggctgtagggggtgcaccttggcctatatgggccaagggcaccagccccaagaggcccatgcgccaagagataagaaaaaaaggagagtcctaaagggggaaggcacctccgaggtgccttggggaggaaggactcctccctggcctcacccttccttggaggaagggccaaggctgcgcccccccctctcccttggccctatatattgtggggggaagggagggcagcaatacctaagccctggcgcctccctctccctcccgtgacacctcttcctccccgcttgcgcttggtgaagccctgccgggatcccgctacttccaccaccacgccgtcgtgctgctggatctccatcaacctctcctccccccttgctggatcaagaaggaggagacgtcactgctccgtacgtgtgttgaacgcggaggtgccgtccgttcggcgctaggatcatcggtgatttggatcacgacgagtacgactccatcaaccccgttctcttgaacgcttccgctcgcgatctacaatggtatgtagatgcactctccttcccctcgttgctagattactccatagattgatcttggtgatgcgtagaaaattttgaatttctgctacgttccccaacacttatcaccaccaccattaacacccaccatagccaatcccaaccatacactcaccccacccgagacgtccccaacacccccgacccctgctccctccccaacacccccggcccctactcccactccaccacccagccctgctcccactccaccacccagccctactccttcgtccgactcttccgctgcgccggactcaccagtacccaccttaccccctcgtgctattcctacagcagccccgattaatgatcatcgcatgcgtactagggccaaatcaggatttcatcaaccccaagaccgcctaaaccttcatacctccgtatctctcacttctcttccaaagaattacaaaactgctctacttgatcccaattgggccgctgccatgcaagaagaatataatgctttacttcaaaacatcacctggcaacttgttcctcatcctcccaatacaaatattgtttctggcaaatggatttttcgccaaaagttccactccgatgggagcctctcacgatataaagccaggtgggtttgtcgtggcttttctcagcaacaaggacttgattacgaagaaaccttctctcctgttgttaaacctagcaccattcacaccgttcttagtgttgttgtctcctcttcatggcccattcaccaacttgatgttaaaaatgctttcctccatgggtcccttcaagaaactgtctactgccagcaacctctgggttttgaaaatccatcctttccaactcatgtatgtcttcttcagaaatctctctacggtcttaaacaggccccacgagcttggtttcaacgcttctcctccttcattcaaacaataggcttcactccatctctctccgacacctctctttttgtgtatcatcaaacttctgacactgcctatttacttctctatgtagatgatatcattcttaccgcctcctctcaaaagttcttagatcatattgtctctcttcttagatctgaattttctatgactgacctaggactccttcatcatttcttaggcattgctgttgttcgagattcctccagcctttttctttcccaacgccagtatattcttgatcttcttaatcgtgctggtatgcttgactgtcaatcatctcgcactcctgtcgatactagttttaaactttcggctaccggtgcacccttttccgatcctactctctatcgtagcctaacaggtgctctccaatatctcaccattactcgtcctgaaatctcttttgctgttcaacaagcatgtctctatatgcatgatccccgggttcctcactataatcatgttaaacgcattcttcggtatttaaaaggaactctcaatcatggtctccacctcaataattcttctccaaactcgcttaccgcatactctgatgcagactgggctgattgtcctgacactcgaaggtccacttccggtttttgtgtttttcttggtaacaatttgatttcttggtcttcgaaaagacaggttacagtctcacgttcgtcggccgaggctgagtatcacgctgtggcacatgccgttgcagatacaatctggattcggcagttactctccgaattgagcaggccactattgtctactgtgacaacatatcagcagtctacatgaccagcaatccagttcaacaccgacgcacaaagcatattgagattgatattcattttgttcgtgaaaaggttgctcttggtcaggttcgggtgcttcatgttccctctacggctcagtttgctgacattttcaccaaggcactgcctactaagccgtttcaagatatctgtttcagtctcaatgtcgtcgagcctgccgttgatactgcgggggatgttagagtagtcattatggtatacgacttctagtccaagtcagttttgtacccctaccccaagttggtttgtaccctcttatatactcttgtatgccgcaccaaatcatcaacaagcaacagttttattcagctttcactAAACAACCATTCTAAATGTATGTGTCTTTCCCAGAGAACATTTTTTACTTCTTAGAGCAGTGCATAAGAAAAGATGTCGATCGTAAGAACTACGTGCCCTTAGGTGATAAGATATTTATTGAAAAGGAGAGCTTGGCTCACATACCCAAGCCCGTTTTTCGGGGGCGTTTTCGCTCCAATATTCGCCCACTTGTTTGAAAATGACCTACGGGTAAGTTTGAACATGGCACGTGTATTTATTTTGGTAAATGGCGTGTACAAATGCGTTGTGTATTCAGGGTTtcgtttgaattttttttaaacgTGCGTGGCGTTTGTGTTGGTTGGTTTAGCATTTTTTGATACCTATGCGGCAGGTTGTACGGCCGAGCTTGTCCCCTGGCGTGGTTGTTCTGCTTCGATGCTTCCTTTGATTTCTATTGGGTATTCGGTATTGGGTTCTGGTTTCGTCGCTGTCGGCTGTTCTGGTCGTGCCGCTGTTGGGCCAGTTGTCGTGTCGCTTTCTGCTGTCCATTGGGTCTCGTGCGTGCTGCTGTTGGCCGGTTGTTGTTGCTTTCGTACGCGGTGGCGTTGTTCTTTCTCACAGAGCGGTGCCGCCTTAAATCGCTTGGTCGCTCCATCTAGATGGAGCTGACGAGCCAAGAGGATAAAAAGAGCACTCCTCAGGCTATCCAAGCAGGACGGTCATGCAATAGTCACATCAGTTTCTACTTTACACGACTGCCGAACCTTACCACACAAAAACGGaaataaatatgcaaatgcatgcaccGCTTAATATTTACATCTACTGCTGCAGAATTTGTACGTGCATGTGCGACTCCTCAGGCTAGCCAGAAAAAGCAGCCATGCAGTACTCACATCAATGTCTGCTTTTCATAACCGCCCAACGTTTCATATAAAATATACTCCCttctttccggtttataggccttatctcaaaattttagttttttcaTTTTATAAGGCTTAATTTGGTTGTttcccatcacatgttcagatttaaaggtgcattaaatcattgcatgcaagtattaagataaaattgACCATTGCAtatactttatgcatgcatgtattgcaattaatacattggtaaacataattttttaagaaaaacaaaagcattaatttgatgtttttgcaaactacaaaaagtattccgccactcaccatctaccttggttgttgagatttttgaattgagccctataaaccggaaaggagggagtaataAGGAGTATACAAACAAATGCATGCACGCTCGAAACTTACATTTGCTAATGAATGCATACTTAGTACGTGAGTTTGTACGTGCATGTTTCCATAAGCTTACTGTGAGTCTTTGTGCACCTGCCCGCTTGGTGAAACACCAGCTGCATCAGCGAGCCCTGCCGATTGACTCGCTTCATGCCACCTAATAAGCAACGTGCCGTGTGCCTAGCCAATCTCAGAGTATGTGTGCCGCTTGGCAGAATTACAGCGAGCTCACCCATGCAACAGCGGCCACATGACACGCTTACATTAGCAATGTGGCAAGTCACCGCTATTCCAAACTGTTATATATAGCTGTGCTGCCATCCGCGGTATTCACTCGCTTCAAGCATTGAGAGACAAAGTCAGCGGCCATGAGTAGCAACCAGTCCGCCAAGAGTTTCCTATCAGGAAAACAGTCaaagaagaaggacaagaaagcTGCTTCAAGTTCTTCGTCCAATGCTACCCCCGTCGATATGGTATGCATCCGTTTTCAGATTTGAACCTAGGTTTAAAATTTGTACAAAACGGTGCAGTGACTAGCTACTATCCATATACAGCAGGACACGATTTGATGGTATATATACCAAGGCGTATTATTCTCCAAATTTTCAGCTCAGCTATAAAGCAGGACGTGCAAGGATACCTTCATTGCATGTACCTTGATGGCACGATACAAGCGTCCGTCCATATGGGGGCGTCACATTCTAGAGGCAGCATCAATGAAAATTCCTTAATTTTCAAAGGAGACCCCGTTGCCACGTAGGACGAGGACGAGGAAGGAGTCGCTCAAGCAGCGCTGAATTACATATGTGAGAACTACGCCATCACCATCAACGATTACAATTACTGTATGCTGCAGGCAACAAAGGAGAAGCTAACATCAGCTCTAGAAAAAGTACGTGCGAAACATTGGCAATTTAATATGGCTAAGCGTGAAGTTGATGCTCGCCAAGCTGAGTCTGTGACGCAAACAGAGATACTGGCCCGTATATGCAATGATTTCTCTGATGCGGTGCCTCTTCGTATGCATCCACGGCGTCCATTTACAGAAGACCGCATAATCAATTACACAGGAAGCTGCCCACCTGTCACACGACTGGAGCACTTCGCAAAAGTACTTATCATTTCAGTATTGGTACTAACCCTATGGGAGGGTCTTCCAGAATGATTTGATTTCAAACTCCGGTACCATCTGCAACCACGTTTGAGTTCCTATGTTGTCTCCTGTGGCTTCCTGTGATGCAAGTTCTCGTCGTTTTAGTCTCCTTTTAGCAAGTTGTGTTCAGTTGTAATAAAAGAATCTCCTCCGTGATGTAATAGTGTATGAGTGTATGCTATCTGTATCTTATCTATGAATGCAAGCTTTCTATGTTCAGTTACCTTGTGCGATGCTTGCAATCCAGTATTTTCTTCCAATAATGATATGGTAAATAAAGTCCACACACAAGATAAAACATCATGTACAATATTCCCTATTGACGGGCATGGCGTAGCGCCGCGCGGCGTTCGCTAGTACAAAGACTAGAAAATAACGATTTCCTCTTTAGAAAGCACAGCCCTCTCATAAATAAAGTATATATACATATGAAAAATCTCATTCTCTATAGGTACGTCTCTTAAGGGGCAAGACCACAAAGGTAGGCACTTCTAGCTTTCGCTTTTTAGATGATGAATTGGTGATCCATGTTTCAACCTTGCGATTCATGTGGTCGAACAACTTTCCGTTTCCGCCATCAATTTGCATTTCTTCAAGAAGCATCGCATTTTCGGTGAAGAATTTGATCAACTTGACACCAAAAGAGTTGGACTTCTCCAGCCGGAATTGCAGACCCACTCTCTTGAGTGAGCTCCGCAAGCACTCGAACGAGTGTCGACTCAAACCAGGAATTTCAGAAATTTCGTCATATGCAACGCCTAATTCCGGTGAAACTGTGGCTGGCTTGCAATCGCCGCATTGGTCGAGATGAGCCATGGACTTATCGCGGTCGTACCGAAATTTCCTTTCCAAGAATTGGCGAGTGCCCTCATCTCGATTGTGGGCATGTTTCTTGTAGGCATCGTGTTCCTGGGTGGTGAGGTTGATCCGGAGGTCATGGAGCACGGGGCAGCAACGGAGCAGGTTGGCGACCGCCACCGCGGCCGTCTGGCCTTTCGGCCTATGCACTCCTTGCAGGTCGAGGTGCTTGAGGCGGAAGAACGTCTCCGGCAGGAGCTCGACCCGCCTGTTCTCGCTGCGGATGGCAATGTCCTCGAGATGGTTCGGCCTTAGCTTCATCCTCTTGGTGCTGGTGAAGCTCCCAACGAATTGCCAGAAGGTGGCAAGGTCGCGGCCTGGATCCTTCTGCCAACTGTACCTCCTGTTGTCGTCTGGGAGAAAATGCAGGTCCACTTGGTCCAACTCCGGCGGCTGTGGAGTGAATGTGAAGGACCGGAGAATCCCCATGTACCTGAATCGACGCAGCCTCGGTGCGTCGATCTCCATCCCATGTACCTGAACGGGCTGCTCATCACTATAGCCATATCCGTATGAATGGCGCCCGTGGCTCTTCTTCTGCTCCCACCTGCACCTGTCGAGCACGAGCACAGTGACCGCCGGGCATCGGAGGCGCCGTGGTAAGGCTTCTTTCACGGGTGCGGCTTTTTTGGGCGGCGGGGAACTGTAATCGCTCCTTTCCGAGGCGCTAAAAACATCTTCGTCGGCGTCGCTTTCTGGAGGTGCGTCGTTGTTACTGTCGCCTTCTGGAGGTGCGTCCTCCTCATCATCGCTTTCTGGAGCAGCGTCATCCATGTCGTCGCTTTGTGAAGGTGTCGTCGTCGTCAAGGTCGCCTTGTGGAGGTGCGtcctcctcatcgtcgctatCTGGAGTAGCGTCATCCATGTCGTCGCTTTGTGAAGATGTGTCGTCGTCACCGTCGCCTTGTGGAGGTGCGTCCTCCTCATCGTCGCTTTCTGGAGCAGCGTCATCCATGTCGTCGCTTTGTGAAGGTGTGTCGTCGTCATCGTCGCTTGGTAGGTCAGGGGCGTCGTCGGTTGCGTCGATGAGGACGGACTCAAGGCAGATGGTAGCGAGCGCCGGCGCGGCGTCAATGATGCTCTGGAGACAGCCGAGGTGCTGAGAGCAATGCCCCAGTCGTAGCGAGGTCAGGCGTGGGAGCACGACCGCGGCTCTCTTCCGCTGATAGAGGCCCGAGCAGCTGGTGAGTTCCAGCACACGGAGGGTCTCCCACGGAAGAGAATCCAGGGCGAGCGTGTAGGCGCCCACGTGACCTGAGATCTCGCTGTGGTGGGATAGTGTCCTTTGGTAGCCATTAGCCACGAGCCTGAGCTCCTCGACCCGGCGCGCCGCCTGGTGGGAGAGCAAAACGGCGATCGCGTTGTCGCCCTGCGGCCACCCCCAGTTCTCATCATAGCACATGAATTGGCTGAACGGGTCGTCGTGTTTGCGGTCGGGCTCCAGGCGCAAGGTCAGCCTGGTGACCTGTACAGCGGCGTGGAGCGCCTGCACGGCCGCGGAGAGGAAGGCGTCGCGGCGGGAGAAGAAGAGGGCCCTGTCTTGTTTGCGCTTTCTTTTGTTGGCTATGTctaggaggaggaagaagactcACACACAACTAAAAGTGGAAGAAGATACGCACAGAGTATTGGCACGCAAACACTTTGCCTTTTCTTTGTTTCTTCTCACGGAAATGAACTGAGTACATGGGTTTAAGTACCAGACCCACACAACACACACGCACGCACTAACCCATTAAGTTGCATGCAAACGCGACGGCCAAGCCAGCTGCTTGATCCGATTATTCTTGCATGTACAGGCTTGAGTCAAATCCAAGTTTTTAACAGACTTGAGCTTGCCCACAATGGCACACTTGACGCACGTCTCAACTGAATGCGTCCGCTTCTAGCTCCACGCTAATCTGCCGCCGGACTCGGCCGCTCTGACTCCACGGAGCTGTACGCGCATGTTGCTAACAACCATATCCATGCAAACTACACGATGTGCATGCTACTGATCAGCTCATGCTAACTCAACTAACTATCTCGGCAATATCAACTTGCATGCGTACTCGTCTCCACACTTCTACGAGCACGCTTACTGCCGCAGCCTCAAGCCTTCAACTTAACTACATGCATGAACGAACTAATGCGACGAAATAAACATGATGGATACCTAGACAACAAGGTAAAGTCTATCAATCACCCCCTTAACCTTGTTGTCGTTTATTCGAACACCTCCATGTCGATCTTCAAAGCAGCCCCGGCTCGTCGTCGGCCGTCGCGGCAGCAAGAAGCACCCGCTGTTTCCTTGGCTCGGTGCAGTACTTGGACTAATGTCCGTACTCTTGACAGTTGTAGCAACGCACCTTGCGTATGTCGaagttgcccttcttcttgccgGCGCCGCTGCGGTGGCGAGCAAGCCACTCCTCTTCCGTGAGGAGCAGGCGACTCCCACCACCCTGGTCGTAGTTGCTGGCGCCCTCGTCCAAGTCGCTCCGGTCCTCCGCCGTTTTGAGCCTTCACACAAGCTCTTCCATGGACATGGTTTTAAGATCAAGAAGCTGTTCAATGGCAATAGCTACCTGGGTATACTTGGACGACACGATGCGGAGAAGCTTCTTCACGACCTTCACCTCGTCGAGGTTCTCGCCGAGTGTGCGCAGCTTGTTGGCGATCCCGTTCATGCACATGGCGAGCTCATCGAGGGTCTCGCCGCTCCTCATGCGGACGGCATCAAACTCCTTGAGGAGAGTCTGCGTCTTGGCCTCACGGACGCGGGCATCGCCGACCCGCATGATCTTGATGGCATCCCATGCCTCCTTTGTCGTCGCCTTCACGGCAAGCGTGGAGTGCATCTCCTCCGGCACGGCTCGCAGAATTGCCGCAAGCGCCGCCCTGTCCTGGCTGAAGCTCCCGCCTCCCTCGATGGCGTCCCACACGCGTTGGGCCTCCATGTTCACCTTCATGATCAGCGACCACTCGAAGTAGTTCGTCGCCGTCAGCGGCGGGTAGACGACGGTGCTGCTGGCCTGGTGGACGACCTCCTGCTGCACCACCACCTCACGGCAGCCACGCCGCGTCGGGCTCCGGCCTCGGCGCACCACCGGCGAGGCCGAGACACGCCGGCGACCCGGCGACGGAGTGCGCGAACCTTCAGTCACCATGGCTCTGAATAGCAAATGTTGGCTATGCccaggaggaggaagaagactcACACACACAACTAGAGGTGGAAGAAGATACGCACAGAGTATTGGCACGCAAACACTTTGCCTTTTCTTTGTTTCTTCTCACGGAAATGAACTGAGTACATGGGTTTAAGTACCAGACCCACACAACACACACGCACCCACTAACCCATTAAGTTGCATGCAAACGCGACGGCCAAGCCAGCTGCTTGATCCGATTATTCTTGCATGTACAGGCTTGAGTCAAATCCAAGTTTTCAACAGACTTGAGCTTGCCCACAATGGCACACTTGACGCACGTCTCAACTGAATGCGTCCGCTTCTAGCTCCACGCTAATCTGCCACCGGACTCGGCCGCTCTGACTCCACGGAGCTGTACGCGCATGTTGCTAACAACCATATCCATGTAAACTACACGATGTGCATGCTACTGATCAGCTCATGCTAACTCAACTAACTATCTAGGCAATATCAACTTGCATGCGTACTCGTCTCCACACTTCTACGAGCACGCTCACTGCCGCAGCCTCAAGCCTTCAACTTAACTACATGCATGAACGAACTAATGCGACGAAATAAACATGATGGATACCTAGACAACAAGGTAAACTCTATCAATCACCCCCTTAACCTTGTTGTCGTTTATTCGAACACCTCCATGTCGATCTTCAAAGCAGCCCCGGCTCGTCGTCGGCCGTCGCGGCAGCAAGAAGCACCCGCTGTTTCCTTGGCTCGGTGCAGTCCTTGGAGTAATGTCCGTACTCTTGACAGTTGTAGTAACGCACCTTGCGTATGTCGaagttgcccttcttcttgccgGCGCCTCTGCGGTGGCGAGCAAGCCACTCCTCCTACGTGAGGAGCAGGCGACTCCCACCACCCTGGTCGTAGTTGCTGGCGCCCTCGTCCATGTCGCTCCGGTCCTCCGCCGTTTTGAGCCTTCACACAAGCTCTTCCATGGACATGGTTTTAAGATCAAGAAGCTGTTCAATGGCAATAGCTACCTGGGTATACTTGGACGGCACGATGCGGAGAAGCTTCTTCACGACCTTCACCTCGTCGAGGTTCTCGCCGAGTGTGCGCAGCTTGTTGGCGATCCCGTTCATGCACATGGCGAGCTCATCGAGGGTCTCGCCGCTCCTCATGCGGACGGCATCAAACTCCTTGAGGAGAGTCTGCGTCTTGGCCTCACGGACGCGGGCATCGCCGACCCGCATGATCTTGATGGCATCCCATGCCTCCTTTGCCGTCGCCTTCACGGCAAGCGTGGAGTGCATCTCCTCCGGCACGGCTCGCAGAATTGCCGCAAGCGCCGCCCTGTCCTGGCTGAAGCTCCCGCCTCCCTCGATGGCGTCCCACACGCGTTGGGCCTCCATGTTCACCTTCATGATCAGCGACCACTCGAAGTAGTTCGTCGCCGTCAGCGGCGGGTAGACGACGGTGCTGCTGGCCTGGTGGACGACCTCCTGCTGCACCACCACCTCACGGCAGCCACGCCGCGTCGGGCTCCGGCCTCGGCGCACCACCGGCGAGGCCGAGACACGGCGGAGACCCGGCGACGGAGTGCGCGAACCTTCAGTCACCATGGCTCTGAATAGCAAATGTTGGCTATGCccaggaggaggaagaagactcACACACACAACTAGAGGTGGAAGAAGATACGCACAGAGTATTGGCACGCAAACACTTTGCCTTTTCTTTGTTTCTTCTCACGGAAATGAACTGAGTACATGGGTTTAAGTACCAGACCCACACATCACACACGCACCCACTAACCCATTAAGTTGCATGCAAACGCGACGGCCAAGCCAGCTGCTTGATCCGATTATTCTTGCATGTACAGGCTTGAGTCAAATCCAAGTTTTCAACAGACTTGAGCTTGCCCACAATGGCACACTTGACGCACGTCTCAACTGAATGCGTCCGCTTCTAGCTCCACGCTAATCTGCCACCGGACTCGGCCGCTCTGACTCCACGGAGCTGTACGCGCATGTTGCTAACAACCATATCCATGCAAACTACACGATGTGCATGCTACTGATCAGCTCATGCTAACTCAACTAACTATCTAGGCAATATCAACTTGCATGCGTACTCGTCTCCACACTTCTACGAGCACGCTCACTGCCGCAGCCTCAAGCCTTCAACTTAACTACATGCATGAACGAACTAATGCGACGAAATAAACATGATGGATACGTAGACAACAAGGTAAAGTCTATCAATCACCCCCTTAACCTTGTTGTCGTTTATTCGAACACCTCCATGTCGATCTTCAAAGCAGCCCCGGCTCGTCGTCGGCCGTCGCGGCAGCAAGAAGCACCCGCTGTTTCCTTGGCTCGGTGCAGTCCTTGGAGTAATGTCCGTACTCTTGACAGTTGTAGCAACGCACCTTGCGTATGTCGaagttgcccttcttcttgccgGCGCCGCTGCGGTGTCGAGCAAGCCACTCCTCCTCCGTGAGGAGCAGGCGACTCCCACCACCCTGGTCGTAGTTGCTGGCGCCCTCGTCCAAGTCGCTCCGGTCCTCCGCCGTTTTGAGCCTTCACACAAGCTCTTCCATGGACATGGTTTTGAGATCAAGAAGCTGTTCAATGGCAATAGCTACCTGGGTATACTTGGACGGCACGATGCGGAGAAGCTTCTTCACGACCTTCACCTCGTCGAGGTTCTCGCCGAGTGTGCGCAGCTTGTTGGCAATGCCGTTCATGCACATGGCGAGCTCATCGAGGGTCTCGCCGCTCCTCATGCGGACGGCATCAAACTCCTTGAGGAGAGTCTGCGTCTTGGCCTCACGGACGCGGGCATCGCCGACCCGCATGATCTTGATGGCATCCCATGCCTCCTTTGCCGTCGCCTTCACGGCAAGCGTGGAGTGCATCTCCTCCGGCACGGCTCGCAGAATTGCCGCAAGCGCCGCCCTGTCCTGGCTGAAGCTCCCGCCTCCCTCGATGGCGTCCCACACGCGTTGGGCCTCCATGTTCACCTTCATGATCAGCGACCACTCGAAGTAGTTCGTCGCCGTCAGCGGCGGGT
The Aegilops tauschii subsp. strangulata cultivar AL8/78 chromosome 3, Aet v6.0, whole genome shotgun sequence genome window above contains:
- the LOC141020679 gene encoding uncharacterized protein is translated as MVTEGSRTPSPGRRRVSASPVVRRGRSPTRRGCREVVVQQEVVHQASSTVVYPPLTATNYFEWSLIMKVNMEAQRVWDAIEGGGSFSQDRAALAAILRAVPEEMHSTLAVKATAKEAWDAIKIMRVGDARVREAKTQTLLKEFDAVRMRSGETLDELAMCMNGIANKLRTLGENLDEVKVVKKLLRIVPSKLKTAEDRSDLDEGASNYDQGGGSRLLLTEEEWLARHRSGAGKKKGNFDIRKVRCYNCQEYGHYSKDCTEPRKQRVLLAAATADDEPGLL